Within the Phaseolus vulgaris cultivar G19833 chromosome 9, P. vulgaris v2.0, whole genome shotgun sequence genome, the region GTCATTTTTATTACTATAACTAAATctcaaataaaacatttatccAAATTATTACTAATCTTCAAAACAGCAAAGATGTTAAGGCCAGTTTAGATATTAAGTCCAAAATTTGTACCTAGAGGTTTCAAAAGATAACTTTTTTAGCAAAATggtaatttaataaaattactcAAATCCTTAAGTTTTCAAGGATATCATGATATGAGATTCCTCTTTTATTATGGccattattttttacaaaagaaagaggaagaaaGAGTGACTTGGAGGATTTACTGGGATCTGATGCAGTAACAGTGGCTGTTCCTGCAAAGTCACAAGACCCTTGAGCTTGGCCCTTCTTTTGGAAATAGCTGTTAACTGCATAGTTACAGTGAGCTCTAACAGTGTTGGGTTGGAAACAAGGGCCATTTTGGTGCAAAGGGTTACAATCAGCTCCAGCTCCACAAGCATAGTCCAAGGTCTTCTGCAGTATGGTATCACTTCCATCCTTGCAAACGCACCAAGTGGCACCTATCATGTTCCACATAAAAACTTTATGCCAAAAAAGAAACTACAAATACACACACATAATCAAGAAAGCATGTGTTCAAACATATTTCAACAGCAGTGGAGATATGAAACACTCTCTGCATATGTATAGCTATGTTGTGTGCTTagaaatgataaaaatgttGTGACAGAGGGATCTAACATAAAAAAAGATGATCTTAACAAATGTTTAACCAAAAAGAGTAaacatgaaagaaaaaaatgctTTGTTGGTACATATGAAAGAAGATAAAATGTAATAAGAACTAAAAGATGCTTACTTGAAGAGCTAATGAAGGCCAATAGAAGCACTACTGCCAAAGCAAACAAGGCCATGGTGCTGATTTTTAGAGGTGGAAGCAGAAAGATGAGGTTGTTTGGAAGAGTAGCAATGGTTGCTAGAGAGAGTGAGTGTGATGTGAGAATGAGCAAGACAAAAAATTGTAAGAGATGATTTTGAATttgatgtaataaaaaaaaagttgtgaaAATGGTGGTGGAATGATGGACCCTGGTGTGGGGTTATGAGTACTTTTTCTTTGGGTACTCTTTCATTTACATAGTTACTGCTACTAGTTGATGCATAGTGTTTTTATTGTTTCAGattttttcacttgtttgtttgcACAGGACTCGAGAAATGCTTGGCTTGAGCAGAGAACAGAGAAATTGTCTCTGTTATTTCATACACTGAAATAACatacagaaaaaataaattgtatataaaaacaaataaatataatatgctatatttaaaatcaacaataacaaataaatttcATTGACATATATAAATCTCTTAAAAgaaatcaacaatttttttttgttaatttgttGAAATTTTCAAGCTATCAATTTAGTATTACTATGGCTGGTTTAAGGTAATTATTACCTTGCACTTCCATAGTTTTTCCTCCACTTCCATGAAATGTTACAAAGgtttaaaatgtatatattttagatttttgaattataaaatttagaagaATATTTTATGATACACTGTATATAACGATATATAATGTAATTTcagattcaaaaatatattatgagtTGTATAGgctgataattttatttttgttttgatgaaaatttacaaacatttttattattataactagCGGGAACACAGACGCATTTgcattttttagtctttatttttactattatcatatatatttatttaaatataaatttatgtgtatttGTATGTATCAGATATATGTTATTGGATTTCAAGAGATTTGAGGAATGAGAGAAATATGTTATTGGATTTCAAGAGATTTGATaaaggagaaaaataaaataagagagaacaaattaaaaaactgCTCTACATTAAAAACTGATTTAGATAACTGTTTTAAATAAGAGAATTAATTTTCCATCCTCCTGACAATTAAGTGACtacaagtaaaataaaataaaattaacgtaCCAATCTCTCCACTTTTAAgtgtgaaaataaataaaataaaattttaaaattaaaaactgtttatttaataaagaagaatatcAGTTTGAAACATAAAAGTAACCAATATTTTCACTCTTCTACCCGTTAgttaacaacaaaataaaattaatgtaccAATCTCTCTACTCTCTTATcagtgagaacaaataaaataaaattttaaaattaaaaaactattttattaactcttaaaattataaaatgtataaataaccaaaataaattaataaaataaatattaaacaaagataaaataagaaaagaatttAGAATAGTTAAAATGGATAATCCCTTTATATATAACCTATATATCTTAtagatattataataattaatagacaaaattttataattacatttttatatatacaatttttataattttaataatatttttaattatatgtttttattatcataaaagAATGCACACATGTGCAAGAATGTCTTTCTATTCATATTAAGAATCCAAATTACTGGAAATTATACAATTCATGTGTTAGAACCCTAATTCATATtaaaacttgaaaaatattttaaatttaaaaatacataagtatttaaaaaacatatttaatatattcaaaattttattttcacctaatacaaattttatgtgtatttttttcttttctttccagtatcatttacaatttaaaaaattaggaAATTAAAGGGACACATTCACAAATGCACCCTCTCCCAGGCATAAGCAAAACCCAGACTTTTAAAGTTGAAACTTGACTCACAGAGCAGTGTAATAATAATCATTCAGGTTTTTGCAGCCTTCATCTGATTCCTGCTTCTTTTGAAGGCTATCAATTCTTCACGAGTTAAAGGACATTCAAATTAGGAAGAAATGTTGATTCAGATTCCTCGTCTTACCAACTCTCTCAGAGAACCTTTCGATGTCGACCAGTATTATCTTCATCGCAAAACCATTCTCCATAAACAAAAACCTCGCAAGTAATCATCGCATTCttgattgtatttttttttgttctttctcATTTTCGTTCCGCGTGTTTGCCTATTAATAATAGTCAGAAAAAGGAACTGAGAATTGAGAATAGTCCAATTGTAAAATTTCTCCAGTTTCCGCCAATTGACAGAGTTTGAGATGCTGCTATTGGTTTCGGCTgtattattatttgattattttagaGTGTTCTGTGATTTTCAAGTTGGCGTTTGTTTCTCGTGCAATTTGTTGATTGATGGTTTATTTTGGGTGTTGAATTGTGGCATTTAGTCCTGCAAATTCTCTTGATGAATCGGAACTGGCGCGGAAGATTGTTCACGGGTGGGAAGAAGGTATGGTGTGGTTGTAAGACTCATGTGTTAGAAAATTTCAATTGATTTGAAAAGGAATGTGGTTAAGGATTCCCATGTTTGTGTTTGGTGAATTGGTGAAACAGCTTCTTCAGAAGTGCGGCAGGCCTACAAGCAGTTTATAGGAGCAGTGGTGAACATGGTTGATGGTGAAATGCATTCCGAGGAGTTCCATGAGGTGGCACTGGCTGTGTACCAGCTATTTGGCACTCCAATGGAGGAGGGTTACattgataaaattatttcaGAACAAAAGTAAGTATTGTCAAATTTGAGAGTGTACATAAAGTCATGGAACTTCTACACACTCATTTTATAGACTTCTAAGAGTTTACTTGctataacaataatatttttttaatgatgacATATTATAAGGTATTTTCGTAACAATAATTCAACATTTCAATTCCATAACAAAGCAAATCAGCACATCTCAACAATAAAGTGTGGTAGTATATTTGTAGTAAACAAGATCAAACTATATAAATAACTGAATCATAGATAAGTTCCTCAAGTAAGGACATTTAGAAAATGAGTTAATTTCTTCAATCATTGAGCTGTAGTAAGCTTCTAACACAACTGGGTCAATGGTGAGGGTGCAAAAGTTACATTTGATTTCAAACTTGTGAACTGACTTCTTGACTCAGGAGTTTATGGGAGTAAGAGTTTGGCAACGAGCTAACTAATTTTCTCTACCCAGAATTGTAAACTTGTACGTGTACTAGTTAGCTTAAAAGTTTGATAACCTTGATTACAGGAGTCATTAACCTGAATGTGGTAGTATATTACATATGTTCGTACAAGTGTTGAAATACTTTTGAACAGGAATTCATCAAAAATCTCCAGTCATGTCTAAATTCTTGTAACATGTGAAACTGCTGCTCAAACTGGTAAACAAACACACTAAATAGTTGGTATTTGTGAATTCACTTTTGCACTTTATAAGAATAAGGTAAGGATCTTGCTGATTGTGGCTTTGGGTTGGTGGTTAAGAAACCAATGATAAAAGATTTTTATTGGAAATTATGTAGCGGATGCATTGGGAGGGAATCATGGTTGGTGTGTTATACGTTGTAATCAGAACTTTCCAATTTTTCCTTTGCATTTTCCAAAGTAATTGTTCAATTTTGCATGACTTTTGGATCTAAAGAATTAACGAGCCTTACAAAATGCTGAGGCTATAATATGGCTTAAGTATATGATTGCATATTGTTCAAAACATTAAACTTTCATTTTGACATTGGTATACAGGTTTGAATTACAAAAACTTATTGGACACCCGCTTGTTGATGCCAAGTTGAGGCAAGTTGCATCACTAGCACAGAGGCTTTTAAATTTGCAGCCACTCAATAAAATATCTGAAAGAAATTTAGACGCCGATGAGGATTTAGAATTTGGAGCTAATTTGATTTTTCAAGCACCTGCTCGTTTCTTGGTTGATGTATCCTTAGATGATGGAGATATGATTGATTTTGAAAGCACTGTTCCATTAGAATTTCACAATGAACAGTATAGTCATACCAGTACAGCAGATCATTCTATTGCCGATGGGGAAAAGTTCAACCTGGCTTGGATAAGAGATGCATGTGATAAAATAGTTAGGAATTGTAATTCACAGCTATCCCGAGATGAATTGGCAATGGCCATTTGCCGGGTTCTTAATTCAGAAAAGCCTGGTGAAGAGGTATATTGCTTGGTTTCAATCTTCCTTACAGATTTTCATATAACTACAGTTTACTGCTTTTGTTGaaacttataattttttctctcttcttgaAGATAGCTGGAGATCTGTTGGATCTTGTTGGTGACAGTGCATTTGAAACTGTGcaaattattttattggtaAGAGTATGCTAATTCctctcaattttaaaaattgtattaattGGTTAATTAGTTGGTTGGAGGGATTAGCTAGATATAAATAGGGAAAGAAGGATAGGATAGAGGCAGATTTGTTGTTATTGTAAATTGAGCATTGGCTCTTTGAGAAAAGAGAAATCCTCTGTGAAGGGCAAACACCCTTGGAGGAAAGATTTCTATTCTATTTATTGTTCTTTTCATCCTAGTCAATAAaaatctttcttttctttttcttttcttggtttCTAACAAATTGATATTGGAAAAAGACTGTAGTTGTTTTATGGATTTGTTCAAGTTGTAGTTGACATTTTTGTGATAATTTGCAGCATCGAAAGGAGATTGTTGATTCTATTCATCATGGCTTATTGATATTGAAGTCTGATAAAAATGCTTCAAATGCTCAGTCTCGCATGCCTAGTTATGGAACACAGGTATTGTTCATGTTCTTTATTAATTAATCTGTACTCCTTCACTTGTATATAGTGAAATCCATACTTAAATGCATTCTTTATTTAAAACACTGCCTTCCTCTGCTTTTGTCTGGTTGAGAAGAAAAGGAAGGGGGACAGAAGATAGCAGTAATTTGGGTAGTTTGGTGGGAGAAAAAGAGAGGAAATACTTAAACAATGGTTGGCTCCACTATATTGTACCAATCCATCTCTTCTCTCTTCTACCAAACACCTTTAACTTCCATTTTATTTTCTCACCTATTTTCATTCATCCATTTTATTTCTATCTACTGTATTTCTCTTATCTTTACCAAACAGATAATTAAGGAATTGTAGATAATTAAGGAATTGTGTTTTTTAGGTCACTGTTCAAACAGAATCAGGAAAGCAAATTGACAAGCTTCGACGCAAGGAGGAAAAACGAAATAGACGTGGAATAGAACATGCCGGTGATGGTGACTTGTCTGTTCTGGATTTCTCATCTTTACTTCAAGCAAGTGAgaggaaaaatttgtttgatgAAATGATTGGGTCTGGAGATAGGTCCGAGTCAATAGCTGTTACTGCTCTTCCTGAAGGAACTGTAAGGAAACATTTTAAGGGGTACGAAGAGGTTATTATTCCCCCAAAACCAACTGCACCCTTGAAACCTGGAGAAAAGCTggtatatctcttatatttgaCTTGTGAGTTACATTCAACTATTTATTGAGGgattaagaatatttttgtgGACTGTAAGATGAAATTATTGATACTTTAATGACATATGAAGTGAGTGAAGGGCGAGATGCATGTATTGCTAGTCCTTGGATCTTTAGTTACTGTAAGATGATAACTACGCAACAATTACAAAAAGTTAAACCCACCTATGCAGTTTTGgttattgttatatatatatattaacaaattaCATGACTATTGCTTCGCCCCGATTCCCATATTGTCTTCTAAGTACTGGTTTCTGGTAAAAcattattaattcatatttacCTTACACACTTTCAGATTGAGATCAGGGAGTTGGATGAGTTTGCACAAGCTGCATTCCGTGGTTACAAATCACTAAACCGAATCCAGAGCAGGATATTTCCAACTGTTTATGGAACTAATGAGAATATTCTAGTGAGTGAAATATGGTCTATTTTTCAAACAGTTACTAATGATTATAGAAGTCTTTCATTAAGAGAGAAATATGGTTACTTTCTAGCGTAACAAAGTGCTTTTTATGTTCTGGCAGGTGTGTGCTCCCACTGGAGCTGGCAAAACTAACATAGCTATGATTTCAATTCTACACGAGGTGAATAGTCACTTGCTTTATATGTAATTTTCCCTGaaacatataatttatatttgttgCTGTTTTGAATTGATTTCTTTCCCCGGTGTCATGGGCATGGATTGGTACAATTTGGAGTTACAATTCAGATCCAAATCGATGAACTGTAGTTGGGtgcttaaatatttattatcatcgACCTCAATTTAACCAATCTGATGGTTTGGAGCAGTGTTATTGATATCAAATAATGGAAAAGACTTCGGACCATAAAGGGTTATGACAGAAGCATCACGAACAAAAAAAAACGATATATATGtatagataattttaaaaaatgtagaaATGTAATGGTgggagaacctgaaaaacaatGTATAGGCCCAAAGGCCATTTCTAACCAGAAAAGAGGAGTAAAATGGAAATCCTTCCCTACAAAGAGAAAATGGGAGCCAAACAACCAACCCACAAGGAAATATGGGCTGGAATGGGATGTACAGAAATCGATAAAGCCAACTGAGGTGGCACAGCGTCTCTTTAGTGACTTGAAGGCGGCATGTGGGCAAAACACACTTGTGATGCGCTTAAAAGAGGCTATGTTTGGTGATGTGTGAAGAAAATTTTGCCTCCCGGATCGGCGGGGTTGGCCATCATCAATCAGAGGGACATTCCAGATATAGTGGTCGCGAGAGCAAATTGTGATGGCCAGTGGCTGGACAGTGTTTCTTAGCCGGACAAGACAGGGACAAGCAGAGCGGGACTAACCTGCTTTGATACTaacttgagaaaaataaaatgatagaaAATATACTTTAGAGAGTTTGAACAAGTCTCTCTGGGcttttcatatttatatatagaaaTTGTTGATAAATCTGAGATACAATGAAcgagagaaaaaaatagaaaacaagtAAAGACATGTCTAGGTCTCTAGGCTCATATGGTTACAACTCAAAACAACTTTTTAATAAAGCCTATCCTAACATtttgtaattcttttttatatttttagaaaaacatATTCAACATAAATCAATTTTCTAAACCTTTTTCTTTGAGAACGAGCCTGAAAAAATGTTATAGAAATTACTTTTTAATGTCTCTTTTGTTGTATGGATGGAAATATGGGAGGAGAGAaagtttgaaatttgaattgaaGGTAAAGTGGAAAGAAGGaaacttttgaatttttgtttctagAAGTAAACTTTTCTccatttttcttctattttctcTCCAATGGAACAAGAGAGAAGACATTTTTACCCGTGTTTTTCCTCTCTATTTTCTCCAGCAAAGTAAGCATATACCACTAATGttgtatattatatttaagttGACTTCTATAAATGTTCCGAGAACACAGTCAGAGAAGTTTAGAGAGCATTACTGAATGAGAGATAAGTTACCATGTTTTGATACAAGTTAGTATTTATAGAGGGAAAGTCCTAACTAGTTACTGATCTAAGAGTTACAGGCAACCAACTGTGGACTAGGTAGCTAAAGCTTACATGAGAAGGAACTTCAGCTAGCTGAGGACAACTGTCTCTTTGACATCTGGCATGTAAAGAGTGATACACAACATAACTAGAAAgttaaaaagtaaatatttttttaataatagtagTTGCGTGTGGCCATTTGTATGGAGGTGCCAACTTAAGTATTCGAGTTGTATGGAGGTGTTGGCTTAATTGTCCAAGactagttttttttcttctaattgaATGCTTAATGAGAAGTGTTTTGACATGTGTCAAACAACGGTTGGCATTGGAAAAGTGTTTCACATTACAAGCTTTTATGTCTTATATAGCTGAATTGGATtgtcataatttttttgaagGCTTGGATACTTTACTGATCCATATTGATTACCTATCCAAAAGTATAGATATCGGTCATTTATTTGATACAAGTATGTGAAACAAATTAGAATATCAGTGTTTCATATGCAGTTGCTGCTTCTAAAACCCTAATAGCTGTTGTATCACAAAAAAATCCTAGTATATGTGGTCATTATTTTGATATGATGTAGTTAGAGTCATGATGCTGAAAGCAAAAAAGTTGTGTGTAGGGCTTAATTGTTTTGACGGGGTTTCTTAATCATTCAATTTGTTTGTGCTTTTTCATGTTTCAGCTGTGAAGAGGAGTAACTTATTTTCTTTAACTTTATAAATGACTTGTACAGATTGGACAGCACTTCAAGGGGGGTTACTTGCATAAAGAGGAATTTAAGATAGTGTATGTTGCTCCAATGAAGGTATGTTGATGTGTGTATTCTCTTCTTTACATTTCTGTATTCATGTTCGCTTGTTGTTCCCTGCATTTGTGTCATTTCTAATTTTAGATTCTTGCCTTCTCTACTCTAGGCTTTGGCTGCAGAAGTGACATCAACATTCAGCCAACGTTTATCTCCTTTGAATATGATTGTTAGAGAGCTTACTGGAGATATGCAGCTCTCTAAAAATGAACTCGAAGAAACTCAGGTTTGTTGAGAAAGTTGGAAGGTTAGGATTTCTGTGCCAGCAGGCAAactaagttaattatttttgtggTTTAAATCAGATGATAGTGACAACACCTGAGAAATGGGATGTCATTACACGTAAGAGCAGTGACATGTCACTGTCAATGCTGGTAAAGCTGTTAATTATTGATGAAGTCCATCTACTCAATGATGATAGAGGTCCCGTGATAGAGGCTCTAGTTGCCAGGACCCTTCGGCAGGTAAAACATGTGTCTTATGTTTGTATTGCAGCATGTGTATTAACTTGAAAAGAGTTTAGATATAGAAAAGATTTGATTCTATTCATTCAATTGTAAACCAATATAAGAGGGTTTGTATACAGCTCTAAACTCCTAGAATAATGATTACAATATCTTTTTAGTATCGTACAGTATCTTCAGTATAGTAATTACAAAGATTAATATTTCCTTGTAACTaaacaatatattttcataactCTAGCTGGTGAATGgatatctatcattcccaatTTGTATGTGAGATCATGAAAACGTTCAATAGGAAAGCCCTTTTTAAACAAATTTGCAAGCTGAAGTCCTGGTGGAATGTAAGAACCAATACTAAGACTATTATCTAAATTTTCTTTGACGAATTGTCGATATATATTGATATGTTTTATCCTATCATACTGAATTAAATTGTGAGCTATTCTAATAGCTGATTTATTATCACAAGAAAGGGTAGACGTTCTTTACACTTCACTTTAAGATCATTCAATATAATTTTCAACCGTAATAGTTCACCCACCCTTTGTGCCATAACTTGGAATACAACTTCTGTATTGGACC harbors:
- the LOC137821956 gene encoding PLASMODESMATA CALLOSE-BINDING PROTEIN 3-like: MALFALAVVLLLAFISSSSATWCVCKDGSDTILQKTLDYACGAGADCNPLHQNGPCFQPNTVRAHCNYAVNSYFQKKGQAQGSCDFAGTATVTASDPSSAGCSYPASTSTAGTATSTGTTTPSSGTSSSPYSSTPGVLGGIGSGTGPSGVGTYDGHGGLMNTSFFISFFSAFMMILYWWG